In a single window of the Nocardioides sp. L-11A genome:
- a CDS encoding sigma-70 family RNA polymerase sigma factor, with product MTASGPPADDATLVAGVLAGDRRAFAGVYERYADRLHDFAYSMLRSREEAADCVADAFVVMAEKVGQLRDPARLRPWLYSVVRNECLRTLRGRAREAHDDEWLEAMPDHGAGPEQQVADAAVQDELRELVWAAIEGLNDRDRSLLDLHLRQGLDGAELAAAMEVTPQNSYVMLSRARDQVERSLGALLVARRGSELCGELSGILGDWDGRFSPLIRKRVARHIDGCETCETRRRLMVSPLALLAGVPAFAAPAALRDRVLGDERLVAHYVDDPAPPPPSSGSGTTMRPSLVVGLVVLLLALGGAAVLAWWPEDTAPAVATDPVTTEPVTGSPTPPTTGPAATAPAPATTPTEPAPPHGECAGRPSVDTHDRGERRRARRPARLDPQSPARREVRRHRTAEQRRRHRPGLHREAARGLAVALPDLRVAGRRRRDRPDRHGRPVEPGRGQQHRHRGRLLVRRHRRPVRPGHRRPAARHRPDLRRRPRRLLRPHPDRHGDRRLRAAVGPGGLDRQQRQRPAGAGGVRRLVEHHHRAVPDRRHGHRDPHRRRSGRADHDPLHELRRRPLPGLSAPL from the coding sequence ATGACCGCCTCGGGCCCGCCTGCGGACGACGCGACCCTGGTCGCGGGCGTCCTCGCCGGCGACCGCCGCGCGTTCGCCGGGGTCTACGAGCGGTACGCCGACCGGCTGCACGACTTCGCGTACTCCATGCTCCGCAGCCGGGAGGAGGCGGCGGACTGCGTCGCGGACGCCTTCGTCGTGATGGCGGAGAAGGTCGGCCAGCTGCGGGACCCGGCGCGGCTGCGCCCGTGGCTGTACTCCGTGGTGCGCAACGAGTGCCTGCGCACGCTGCGTGGACGGGCCCGCGAGGCGCACGACGACGAATGGCTCGAGGCGATGCCTGACCACGGCGCCGGCCCCGAGCAGCAGGTCGCCGACGCGGCGGTCCAGGACGAGCTGCGTGAGTTGGTCTGGGCCGCGATCGAGGGCCTCAACGACCGCGACCGCTCACTGCTCGACCTGCACCTGCGCCAGGGGCTGGACGGCGCCGAGCTGGCCGCAGCGATGGAGGTGACGCCGCAGAACTCCTACGTCATGCTCAGCCGCGCGCGCGACCAGGTCGAGCGGTCGCTCGGCGCCCTCCTCGTCGCCCGGCGCGGCAGCGAGCTGTGCGGCGAGCTGTCCGGGATCCTCGGTGACTGGGACGGCCGGTTCTCGCCGCTGATCCGCAAGCGGGTCGCGCGGCACATCGACGGCTGCGAGACCTGCGAGACCCGGCGCCGGCTCATGGTCAGCCCGCTCGCCCTGCTGGCCGGCGTACCCGCCTTCGCCGCGCCCGCCGCGCTCCGCGACCGGGTGCTCGGCGACGAGCGGCTGGTGGCCCACTACGTCGACGATCCGGCGCCGCCACCTCCCTCCTCCGGCAGCGGTACGACGATGCGCCCGTCGCTCGTCGTCGGCCTGGTCGTGCTGCTGCTGGCCCTCGGCGGTGCCGCCGTCCTCGCCTGGTGGCCGGAGGACACCGCTCCTGCGGTCGCCACCGACCCGGTGACCACCGAGCCGGTGACCGGCAGTCCGACACCCCCGACCACGGGCCCGGCCGCCACCGCCCCGGCTCCCGCGACGACGCCCACCGAGCCGGCGCCCCCCCACGGCGAGTGCGCCGGCCGGCCCAGCGTCGACACCCACGACCGGGGCGAGCGTCGCCGCGCCCGGCGACCTGCGCGTCTCGACCCGCAGTCTCCGGCTCGGCGCGAGGTCCGCCGGCACCGTACGGCTGAGCAACGCCGGCGGCACCGCCCTGGACTACACCGTGAAGCCGCGCGTGGCCTGGCTGTCGCTCTCCCGGACCTCCGGGTCGCTGGGCGCCGGCGCCGAGACCGGCCTGACCGTCACGGCCGACCGGTCGAGCCTGGGCGAGGGCAGCAGCACCGGCACCGTGGCCGTCTCCTGGTCCGGCGGCACCGTCGTCCTGTCCGTCCAGGTCACCGTCGACCAGCCGCCCGTCATCGGCCCGATCTCCGTCGGCGGCCCCGCCGACTGCTCCGGCCGCACCCTGACCGCCACGGTGACCGACGGCTCCGGGCTGCAGTCGGTCCGGGTGGCCTGGACCGGCAACAGCGGCAGCGGCCAGCAGGCGCTGGCGGCGTCCGGCGGCTCGTGGAGCACCACCATCGGGCCGTTCCCGATCGGCGGCACGGTCACCGCGACCCTCACCGCCGTCGATCGGGCCGGGCAGACCACGACCCGCTCCACGAGCTTCGACGTCGACCCCTGCCCGGGCTGAGCGCTCCGCTGTAA
- a CDS encoding saccharopine dehydrogenase NADP-binding domain-containing protein: MADSARPYDVVLFGATGFTGGLTADYLAEHAPAGLRWALAGRSEQRLAAVRDHLAASHEHLADLPLLVADATDAEALAEVVATTKVVATTVGPYVQYGGPLVAACATAGTDYVDLTGEPEFVDRTYVEHNAAAEGSGARLVHACGFDSIPHDLGAYFTIGELAQEVGGEITTPVTMRGVVRSRAGFSGGTFHSALTAFSRARQMKEAAAARRRLEPRPEGRRSRATAGRPRRDHDLGYWLLPLPTIDPFVVARSGAHLASYGPAFSYSHYAGTKTLRYAAGGAVGVAGLTLAAQVPPVRNALLKRVPQGEGPSPSRREKSWFTVDFVAETAGTKVHTRVSGGDPGYTETATMLAESALCLALDDNPNVAGQVTTATAMGEALLARLQRAGIVFERR, from the coding sequence ATGGCAGACAGCGCGCGCCCGTACGACGTCGTCCTGTTCGGAGCCACCGGCTTCACCGGGGGACTGACCGCCGACTACCTCGCCGAGCACGCACCCGCCGGGCTGCGCTGGGCGCTGGCCGGCCGCAGCGAGCAGCGGCTCGCGGCGGTCCGTGACCATCTCGCCGCCTCCCACGAGCACCTCGCGGACCTGCCCCTGCTGGTCGCCGATGCGACCGACGCCGAGGCCCTGGCCGAGGTGGTCGCGACCACGAAGGTGGTGGCGACGACGGTCGGGCCCTATGTCCAGTACGGCGGCCCGCTGGTGGCTGCCTGCGCCACCGCGGGCACCGACTACGTCGACCTCACCGGCGAGCCCGAGTTCGTCGACCGGACCTATGTCGAGCACAACGCCGCCGCGGAGGGCTCCGGCGCCCGGCTGGTGCACGCGTGCGGCTTCGACTCGATCCCGCACGACCTGGGCGCCTACTTCACGATCGGCGAGCTGGCGCAGGAGGTCGGCGGCGAGATCACGACGCCGGTCACCATGCGGGGCGTGGTCCGCAGCAGGGCCGGCTTCTCCGGCGGCACCTTCCACTCCGCGCTGACCGCGTTCTCCCGGGCCCGGCAGATGAAGGAGGCCGCAGCCGCGCGGCGCCGCCTGGAGCCGCGCCCCGAGGGCCGCCGTTCCCGGGCTACCGCCGGGCGCCCCCGACGCGACCACGACCTCGGCTACTGGCTGCTCCCGCTGCCCACCATCGACCCGTTCGTCGTCGCCCGCAGCGGCGCCCACCTGGCGTCGTACGGGCCCGCGTTCAGCTACTCCCACTACGCCGGCACCAAGACGCTGCGCTACGCCGCGGGCGGCGCGGTGGGCGTCGCCGGTCTGACGCTGGCCGCGCAGGTGCCACCCGTGCGGAACGCCCTGCTGAAGCGGGTCCCTCAGGGCGAGGGGCCCTCGCCCAGCCGCCGTGAGAAGTCCTGGTTCACCGTCGACTTCGTCGCCGAGACCGCGGGGACGAAGGTCCACACCCGCGTCTCCGGCGGCGATCCCGGCTACACCGAGACCGCCACGATGCTGGCCGAGTCGGCGCTCTGCCTGGCCCTCGACGACAACCCCAACGTGGCCGGGCAGGTCACGACCGCCACCGCGATGGGCGAGGCCCTCCTGGCCCGCCTGCAGCGGGCCGGGATCGTGTTCGAGCGGCGCTGA
- a CDS encoding SigE family RNA polymerase sigma factor, whose protein sequence is MEPDTEAAYADYVQQSWSSLVRAAVFLGARPHEAEDLAQTTLVRCYTGWSRVSSAENRDAYVYRMLLNCLRDSRRTRWWKDRQYDAPLDGARTAEPDATDRVAIADAVHRALGGLTKPNREVVVLRYFVQLTERQTAEALGIPAGTVKSRLSRALAHLAADDHLLDLSGRSPS, encoded by the coding sequence GTGGAACCCGATACCGAGGCGGCGTACGCCGACTACGTCCAGCAGAGCTGGTCGAGCCTGGTCCGTGCCGCCGTCTTCCTCGGCGCGCGGCCGCACGAGGCGGAGGACCTCGCCCAGACCACGCTGGTGCGCTGCTACACCGGTTGGAGCCGGGTCAGCAGCGCCGAGAACCGGGACGCCTACGTCTACCGGATGCTGCTCAACTGCCTGCGCGACAGCCGCCGCACCCGCTGGTGGAAGGACCGGCAGTACGACGCCCCGCTCGACGGCGCCCGGACCGCCGAGCCCGACGCCACGGACCGGGTGGCGATCGCCGACGCCGTGCACCGCGCACTGGGCGGGCTGACCAAGCCCAACCGGGAGGTCGTCGTGCTCCGCTACTTCGTCCAGCTCACCGAACGCCAGACCGCCGAGGCTCTCGGCATCCCCGCGGGGACGGTGAAGAGCCGCCTGTCCCGCGCGCTGGCCCACCTCGCCGCCGACGACCACCTGCTCGACCTCTCCGGACGGAGCCCCTCATGA
- a CDS encoding beta-propeller domain-containing protein, producing MSDLENLWDDYPTDPAPVGAILAATAKERRRRRRLVLRPVLTAGAATALAGAFVVGNLTGGPGGPGGGPGAGPAGPDRLPRHVAFQADLEAAASCDDLLASYVRRGLDVVGPWGWGGGGPLYAQGMRSDLMDGLQRNLPVPQADFATGTAASAPQTERQTNSETGTNVQEEGVDEPDTVKTDGSLMVVERNDRLDVYDVTGSSTAKLSSVDLPGIDAPEILLTGDTVVAIGDVKGPTGRTGIRGTRVLTVSLADPAAPEVVDDVRYDAARFSARQHGDTVRLVLANGLPDLDFVQPTGKRSPDEALAHNRQAVEDSTLADWLPTVSVDDGAAAQLLDCRDVALPSDDLALGTTSVVGFDADDAGTLDAIGLAGLTDIAYESADHLYLASAGGGWGCLDWCATPADALRSLVPRGTGGTSYLFDFALDGTRATHVASGEVEGAIRDRWSLDEAGGVLRVAVGPTSETGNFSSVLTLEQQGQDLVERGRLDGLGRNEEIQSVRWFDDLAIVVTFRRIDPLYAVDLTDTAAPRLLSELKIPGFSSYLHPLGRARLIGVGEGPQGPEGQGGWGAQVGLFDVRDTRQVTRLDVLGYGRRTEALAGRDPRAFTWLPAQRTVLTVVQKQGRRRVGYVSVLKLAGGRLHERRVQVEYGADVDRVRTVPLPDGRVVLVTGEDAQFFEL from the coding sequence ATGAGCGATCTCGAGAACCTCTGGGACGACTACCCCACCGACCCGGCACCGGTCGGCGCGATCCTCGCCGCGACAGCGAAGGAGCGGCGCCGGCGCCGGCGGCTCGTCCTCCGGCCGGTGCTGACCGCGGGCGCCGCGACCGCCCTGGCGGGCGCGTTCGTGGTCGGCAACCTGACCGGCGGCCCCGGCGGACCCGGCGGCGGACCCGGCGCCGGCCCGGCCGGTCCCGACCGGCTGCCGCGCCACGTCGCCTTCCAGGCCGACCTGGAGGCGGCGGCGTCCTGCGACGATCTGCTGGCGTCGTACGTCCGGCGGGGGCTGGACGTCGTCGGGCCGTGGGGCTGGGGTGGGGGTGGCCCGCTCTATGCCCAGGGCATGCGGTCGGACCTGATGGACGGCCTCCAGCGGAACCTGCCCGTCCCCCAGGCGGACTTCGCGACGGGCACGGCCGCCTCGGCACCGCAGACCGAGCGGCAGACCAACAGCGAGACCGGCACCAACGTCCAGGAGGAGGGCGTCGACGAGCCGGACACCGTCAAGACCGACGGCAGCCTGATGGTCGTCGAGCGCAATGACCGGCTCGACGTGTACGACGTGACCGGCTCCTCGACCGCCAAGCTCTCCTCCGTCGACCTCCCCGGCATCGACGCCCCCGAGATCCTGCTGACCGGCGACACGGTGGTCGCGATCGGCGACGTGAAGGGCCCCACCGGGCGGACCGGGATCCGCGGCACCCGGGTGCTGACCGTGTCGCTCGCCGACCCGGCCGCCCCCGAGGTCGTCGACGACGTCCGGTACGACGCCGCGCGGTTCTCGGCGCGCCAGCACGGCGACACCGTCCGCCTGGTCCTCGCCAACGGCCTGCCCGACCTCGACTTCGTGCAGCCCACCGGCAAGCGCAGCCCCGACGAGGCGCTCGCCCACAACCGGCAGGCCGTCGAGGACAGCACCCTCGCGGACTGGTTGCCGACGGTGTCCGTCGACGACGGCGCGGCCGCGCAGCTGCTCGACTGCCGCGACGTGGCCCTCCCCTCCGACGACCTCGCCCTCGGCACCACGAGCGTGGTCGGCTTCGACGCCGACGACGCCGGCACCCTGGACGCGATCGGGCTGGCGGGGCTCACCGACATCGCCTACGAGTCCGCCGACCACCTCTACCTCGCCAGCGCCGGCGGCGGGTGGGGCTGCCTCGACTGGTGCGCCACCCCCGCGGACGCGCTCCGCTCCCTCGTCCCGCGCGGGACCGGCGGGACGTCGTACCTCTTCGACTTCGCGCTCGACGGCACCCGGGCCACCCACGTCGCGTCCGGCGAGGTCGAGGGCGCGATCCGCGACCGCTGGTCGCTGGACGAGGCTGGCGGCGTGCTCCGCGTCGCCGTCGGTCCGACCAGCGAGACCGGCAACTTCAGCTCGGTGCTGACCCTCGAGCAGCAGGGCCAGGACCTCGTCGAGCGCGGCCGGCTCGACGGGCTGGGCCGCAACGAGGAGATCCAGTCGGTGCGCTGGTTCGACGACCTCGCGATCGTGGTGACCTTCCGCCGGATCGACCCGCTCTACGCCGTCGACCTCACCGACACCGCTGCTCCGCGGCTGCTCAGCGAGCTGAAGATCCCCGGCTTCTCCTCCTACCTCCACCCGCTGGGTCGGGCCCGCCTGATCGGCGTCGGCGAGGGGCCACAGGGTCCCGAGGGCCAGGGCGGCTGGGGCGCCCAGGTCGGGTTGTTCGACGTCCGCGACACCCGCCAGGTGACACGCCTCGACGTCCTCGGGTACGGCCGGCGCACCGAGGCCCTCGCCGGGCGGGACCCGCGCGCGTTCACCTGGCTGCCCGCGCAGCGCACGGTGCTCACCGTCGTGCAGAAGCAGGGACGCCGTCGGGTCGGCTACGTCTCGGTCCTCAAGCTCGCCGGCGGCCGGCTGCACGAGCGCCGGGTCCAGGTGGAGTACGGCGCCGACGTCGACCGGGTCCGGACCGTCCCGCTCCCCGACGGGCGGGTGGTGCTGGTGACCGGGGAGGACGCCCAGTTCTTCGAGCTGTGA
- a CDS encoding type II toxin-antitoxin system VapC family toxin: MLALDASAWVHALVDAGARGETAREVLAADPEVVVPAHGPVEVLRTLARLEAVGRLSAPAAGELADTVPRTAIRIVPLEGWLLAEVWSLRHNVSAYDAPYVAIARRFDFALLTADGRLGRAAAPYGVDVRLVE; the protein is encoded by the coding sequence ATGCTGGCTCTCGACGCGAGTGCCTGGGTGCACGCCCTGGTCGATGCGGGAGCGCGGGGCGAGACTGCCCGCGAGGTTCTTGCAGCCGACCCGGAGGTCGTCGTGCCCGCCCACGGTCCGGTCGAAGTGCTTCGCACTCTCGCCCGGCTCGAGGCGGTGGGACGGCTCTCGGCCCCGGCCGCTGGTGAGCTAGCCGACACGGTGCCGCGAACCGCGATCCGGATCGTGCCCCTCGAGGGATGGCTGCTCGCCGAGGTCTGGTCGTTGCGCCACAACGTCAGTGCGTATGACGCTCCGTATGTCGCCATCGCCCGTCGGTTCGACTTCGCGCTGCTCACCGCGGACGGGAGACTGGGGCGGGCCGCGGCGCCGTACGGCGTGGACGTACGGCTCGTGGAGTGA
- a CDS encoding DUF2277 domain-containing protein has product MCRNIRPLNNFEPPATRDEVSAAALQFVRKVSGATKPSQANQEVFDRAVAEIAHITQHLLDDLVTTAPPKNREVEAEKARERARLRYG; this is encoded by the coding sequence ATGTGCCGCAACATCCGTCCGCTCAACAACTTCGAGCCCCCGGCGACGCGCGACGAGGTGAGTGCCGCGGCCCTGCAGTTCGTCCGCAAGGTCAGCGGTGCGACCAAGCCCAGCCAGGCCAACCAGGAGGTCTTCGACCGCGCCGTCGCGGAGATCGCCCACATCACCCAGCATCTCCTCGACGACCTGGTGACCACGGCGCCGCCGAAGAACCGGGAGGTCGAGGCCGAGAAGGCGCGCGAGCGTGCGCGGCTCCGCTACGGCTGA
- a CDS encoding methyltransferase domain-containing protein, with translation MRGSATADHRVGAAFAAVGRAGFLPPDQRRFSAADQALPLGYGVTNSQPSTVRAMLTLLGVEPGDRVLDVGCGSGWSTALLAHLVGPRGHVVGVELIPEVLAMARATLGRSPHLELHQADPAVLGWPASAPYDRVLVSADAEVLPPALVGQLRPGGVLVGPVAGDMLRVERHGRYVFVPLRTLDR, from the coding sequence GTGCGCGGCTCCGCTACGGCTGACCACCGCGTCGGCGCCGCCTTCGCCGCGGTCGGGCGCGCGGGCTTCCTGCCTCCCGACCAGCGGCGGTTCTCCGCGGCGGACCAGGCCCTGCCCCTCGGGTACGGCGTCACGAACTCCCAGCCGTCGACGGTGCGGGCCATGCTCACGCTGCTGGGCGTGGAGCCGGGCGACCGGGTCCTCGACGTCGGGTGCGGCTCCGGCTGGTCGACCGCGCTGCTGGCCCACCTGGTCGGGCCGCGCGGACACGTCGTGGGGGTCGAGCTGATCCCGGAGGTGCTCGCCATGGCCCGCGCCACCCTCGGTCGGAGTCCTCACCTCGAGCTGCACCAGGCCGACCCGGCCGTCCTCGGCTGGCCGGCGTCGGCGCCGTACGACCGGGTGCTGGTGTCGGCCGATGCAGAGGTGCTGCCCCCTGCCCTGGTCGGCCAGCTGCGGCCCGGCGGCGTGCTGGTCGGGCCGGTGGCCGGGGACATGCTGCGCGTGGAGCGGCACGGTAGGTACGTGTTCGTCCCGCTGCGTACCCTGGACCGGTGA